In the genome of Zobellia nedashkovskayae, the window TTCTTTTCAAGAATTTTTTATGATTGTTCGTATTGGAAAAATAGGCATCTAGTTCATCTAAGGTAATGTTGGCTGTGGTCTGGGCAACGTAATAAAAATGGGTTCCTTCCTCTTCTTTGACCAGTTCATATTTTACCGTAGTCCTGCCATCTTTAGCGGTTTTCGTTTTATAGTTTCGGCTTTGTGCAAAAGCGTTGATGGACGTTAATAATATAACAACTATTCTTATGTATTTTATGCGCTTCATTTCTCTTAGATTTCAATTATTGGAACCCAACTGTTAAACATTCCATTCATAACCAACAGCATCTTCTGATACTGACCAGAGCTTTTCCATTATGGGTTTATCTTTTGCGTGTGGCTCTAGCTTGCATTCTCCTACCGGACCGGTCCAATAATTTTTTCCTGTTGGGCCGTAAAAACCTTCTTGGGCCAAATCTGGTTCTGTAGCACACATTAATTCTGGATACGCACCTTTTTCTGCTGATTGTACCATTGGTGTCAATTTCATGATTTGCCACATGAATCTTGTCAATAAGCTTCCACTGGTTTTTATTAGTGATGTTGAAGATGCCCCTGGGTGGCAGGCATATGCTTTTACAGTTGTTTTACCCGCCTCTTTTAATTTATCCTGTAATTCATAAACTGTCATAATCTGCGCCAGTTTACTTTGGCTATATACATCGTTAGGACCATAGTTCTTGTCCCAGTTCATATCATCGAACTTTATGGTCTTAATTCCCATAGTGTACCCCATACTGCCAACGGTTACAATACGACCCTTAGATTCTTCTATACGAGGGTAAAGTAATGCTTGCAGTAAAAAATTGCCGTAATGGTTTACCCCTAACTGACTTTCAAAACCATCTTCGGTAAAGGTTTGTTTGGGTACTTGAGCTATGGCGGCATTACATAGCAACGCGTCTATTTGTGTTACAGTTTTAAGCACCTCTTCTGCAGCTTTTTTAACAGAAGTCAAGGATGCTAAGTCCATTTCTATGTTGGTTATAGGTATTGCATTACCCAATTCTTGCTTTAAGGTTGCTATGGTAACGGTAGCCTTTTTTAGGTTACGGTTCAACATAACCACGGTTGCTCCTTTTTTCAATAATATTTTTGCAGCTTCATAACCTGTACCGCTTGTAGTACCTGTTATTACGA includes:
- a CDS encoding SDR family oxidoreductase produces the protein MNTTQFGEQGWTPDRIISLKGKTFVITGTTSGTGYEAAKILLKKGATVVMLNRNLKKATVTIATLKQELGNAIPITNIEMDLASLTSVKKAAEEVLKTVTQIDALLCNAAIAQVPKQTFTEDGFESQLGVNHYGNFLLQALLYPRIEESKGRIVTVGSMGYTMGIKTIKFDDMNWDKNYGPNDVYSQSKLAQIMTVYELQDKLKEAGKTTVKAYACHPGASSTSLIKTSGSLLTRFMWQIMKLTPMVQSAEKGAYPELMCATEPDLAQEGFYGPTGKNYWTGPVGECKLEPHAKDKPIMEKLWSVSEDAVGYEWNV